ACCAGCCGTGCCGGAGCGTCAATAGCCTGCAACTCTTTCGCGGATGCTGCACCCACCAGCGGGAGGGATTTTGTGCGGCAGGGCAGCTTGAGCCCGAGCCGTGACACCACGGCGTCGACCGCGTCTTCTGCCATGCGCCGGTACGTTGTCATTTTCCCTCCCACCACTGTGATGGGTGAACCCGGGACATCCCTGATCAGGTGACGCCGGGAAACATCCGCGGTACCACGTCCACCGGCACCGGACGCGCCCTGAACAAGAGGCCGGAGTCCTGCGAAGGAGCCAACCACATCAGCGCGCGTTAGCGGCACCGACAAGGTGGTGTTAACAATGTCTAAGAGGAAGTCGACATCGCGTTCCGGGACCTGAGGGTGGTGCCCATCCCCCTGATAATCTTCGTCATCAGTGAGTCCTATGAAGACAACGCCGGCTGGTTGTGGCAACACAAAAACGTAGCGCCCAAAGTGTCTCGGCACAGCAACCGTGTGGGCGGCGTGGGGGTTGCCCAGCCGTTGTGCCCGCACCACCAAGTGCGTGCCCCTGCTTGGTGTTACGCGCAGTTTCGGCTCGAAATCAGCGGCCCAAACTCCGGCAGCGTTCACAACGGTTCGGGCACGGATATGCACGGGCGCCCCGGTTCTGGTGTCGATGGCGTTAACTCTCTGCGCCGTCACCGCTGTGGCCCGCACATCTCGGAGAATGTGCGCCCCGAGCCCGGCGGCTGTTCGGGCAACGCCCAGAACTAACCGGGCATCGTCGATCACCTGACCATCCCAATATAGGTAGCCGCGGCGCAGCGCCTTCTCATCAAGGGCAGGCACCAATGCCCCCACCGCCTGCCTGGACAGCAACTGCGGACGCGGCAGTACCTTCGAGCTCAGCCCCGAAAGTCTGCGCAGCACATCGTAAATGACCACGCCAGCCCCGGCAGTCAGACCTTCCCACCCCGCGGCACTACGGGCATCCGGGATGACAAAACCGAGTGGATGGACAAGATGTGGGGCGATTCGCCCCATCAACCAACGCCGCTCCACAGCAGACTCCCACGCTACCTGGAAATCCATTTTGGCCAGGTACCGCAGCCCTCCGTGGATGAGTTTGGAGCTGTATCCGCTAGTCCCGGAGGCAAGATCGCAGCTCTCTACCAGCACCACGCTTAGGCCGCGGCTCACCGCGTCCAAGGCCACCCCTGCGCCCGTTATTCCGCCGCCTACAACAACAACGTCTACTGTGTGTGCACCCACGTGCTCCAGCGAGCGGCGCCGGCTTGCCTCATTGATCCAGCTAGCATTTACAGTCATCACGCCACTTTTTCTTCGGCTGAGTGGCAAGCCGCAGAGGGTGCAAAAGGTGCGGTAGGCGTGAGGTATCGCCTCAACATCTTCGCCAATTCCGTCAAAGAATCCTCAAAAGTGCCCGTCTTCCGCAGCACTTTAGAGGACAAGGCAACTCCTTGGAGCGCAAGCAGCAACGTGGTCGCGGTGCCCGGTGCGGCCTCGATGCTGCCATCGGCGAAACCGGCATCAAGCAGTACGTTTACCTGGTCAAGAATGAGTTGCTGGCCCGTCCCAAATCTGTCAGTGACATAGGGAATCAGGAATTCTGGATCCCGCTCGGCAATGGAATCCAGCAGTTCCGAGGTTGCGAACACTCGCACGCTTTCAACAGCGAACTGCACCAACTGCTCGCGACCGTTACCCGCGTATGCACGTATCCGCACACTACCTGCGTAGGTGCGAAACTCCTGCGTCAGGGCCGCCAGCACAGCATTCTCCACTGATCCCATGCGCCGATAGAAGGTCATGCGGGAGATGCCTGCCCGCTCGGCAATATCATTGGCTGTGGTACGCCTGACCCCATGCAGCACCACGGATTCTCGGATGGCGGCAAGGAGCCTCTCATCAGTTGACGAGGCACCAGCGCCCTCCCCAGCGTCAGTAGTCCTAGGATCAACAGCCTGCGGCTCAACACCTTGGGTGGTGGTACGTTGTGACTTCATGTGTCACACTGTATCTTATGGTGACCCACCTCACAGAAGAAATTTCTCCCTCCGTTTGGTATGGCTGGGGCGATCCAACCCATGCCCGGCCGCTCAACGCTGGAGCCCTTGAGTTTCTGCGCCGTACATTGAAACTCTCCAGTGTTGGCGCCAACCACCCGCCCGTAGACTTGGCCGACGTCCGCCTCGGAGCCGTGAAATTGGACCAGGATGTCCTGCAAGAGCTTGGCTCCATCACGGGGCAAGAGCACGTCTTAACCGATGCTCACACCCGCATTCACCATGCCGGTGGCAAGAGCACACCCGATTTGTTGCGACGTCGCAGTGGGGACGCCCTTGATGCCCCTGACGCCGTGGTCTTCCCCGGCAGCAGTGAGGAGGTCGGCGCCGTGTTGGCCCTTTGCGTAAAGCGAAAAATAGCTGTGGTTACCTTCGGGGGTGGAACATCCGTAGTGGGCGGGGTTGAACCTTTGCGAGGGCGTTTCACCGGAGTTATCACCATCGATCTCAGCCGCCTGAACCAACTGCTGGAAGTGGACCCCACGTCCCGTACGGCCAGTTTTGAGGCTGGCATTCGAGGCCCGGCCATAGAAGCAGCTTTAGCCCCGCACGGCTTCACCCTGGGACATTTCCCCCAAAGCCATCAGGAGGCGACGCTTGGCGGGTACGTTGCCACCCGGTCCGCCGGACAAGCCTCCACCGGCTACGGGCGTTCAGAGGAGCTTGTGAAGTCGGCCCATCTGGAAACCCCTATGGGAGACTTCGATGTTGGCTCATCGGCGCCTGGCACCGCAGCCGGACCGAAGCTGCTCGATGTCATCATCGGCAGCGAGGGAACACTGGGGGTCATCACCAGGGCCACTGTAAAAGTGTCCCCAGCACCCAAGAGCAAGGTTTACGGCGCATGGTCCTTCCCGTCCTTTACTGCCGGCGCGCAAGCAATGCGGCAACTGCGCCAGAACGGTCGCCGCGGTGACATGCCGCACGTCTGCCGCCTCAGCGACACTGATGAAACGGCGTCGACCTTCAAATTAGGTGGGGTGAAGACCGGCGCCCTATCCCGTTATCTGCGTATCCGGGGTCAACGGAATCAGGCACTTGCGCTCTTTGTCTGGGAGGGCGATCGCGCTCATGTACGTGCCCGCCGCCGCCGCAGTGCCCGAATTCTGCGGCAGGCAGGTGGAATCTGGTTGGGACCGCTGCCCGGAAAGGCGTGGGAGCACGGCCGGTTCAGCGGCCCGTACCTCCGCGATGAGTTATTGACCCGTGGCGTCTACGTGGAAACACTGGAAACGGCAGCTACCTGGACCAAAATTGCGCAGACATACCGAGATATCCGCCAGGCCATCCTGGGTGCCCTGGAAGTTGGAGGTGGTGGCGCCTATGTGCAAACACATATTTCCCATGTGTACTCCGACGGCGCATCTTTATACTTCACCTTCTTTGCGGGTTTGGAGGAGGACGGGCTGGCACAAAATGCCCGCGTGAAAGAGGCCGCCTCCAACGCCATAACGGCAGCAGGGGCCACCATCACCCATCATCATGGAGTAGGCATGGACCACGCACCCTACTTGTCTGCCGAAATCGGACACCTGGGCGTCTCGGTTCTGACCAGCATTAAGAACACGCTGGACCCCGAGGGCATCATGAACCCCGGCAAGCTCATCCCCAACGAACCCCACTTAAAGGAACCATCATGACCGGCACCATAGAATCTCTTGCGGGAGCTACCGTCCTCATTACCGGCGCTGCCATGGGTATGGGCGAAATGTATGCCCACCTGGCCGTACAGGATCACGCAGCACATGTGATCCTGTGGGACATCAATGCCGAACTACTGGAAAAGGCCGCCGCCAAGCTTCAAGGCAAGGGCTCAGAGATTCACAGCTACGTGGTGGATGTCAGCAAGCTGGAGGCTATCGAGGCCGCGGCACAAAAGGTACGGGACGAGGTCGGCACCCCGGATATCCTGATTAACAACGCTGGTATTGTGCGTGGAAAGTATTTTTGGGAGCACGATCAGCGTGCGGACATTGCTGTCACTATGGCCATTAACACTCTGGCCCTGATGCATATCACCCGCGAGTTCCTGCCAGCCATGATTGAGGGCGGCCGCACGTCTCGGATAGTGAATGTCGCCTCGGCCGCGGGGATGCTGTCCAACCCCCGCATGAGTGTTTATTCCTCCTCTAAATGGGCAGTCATCGGGTGGAGTGACTCCCTTCGCTTAGAACTGAAACAGGCGGGCCACAACCACATCATGGTGACAACGTTTTGCCCTTCCTACATTAAAACGGGGATGTTTGAGGGTGCCCGTGGACCACTGATGACACCGCTGATGGAGCCTGTTGCGGTAACGGAGCGGGTGTGGCGGGCCATGAAAGAAGGCACGCCAATGCTGATGATGCCGTGGACAGTGAAATTGAGCATGGCTCTGCGCGGGGTATTGCCAATCGCCGCCTGGGATGTGGTGGCTGGCCGCGTGTTTGGCGTCTATAAATCCATGGAGCACTTCACCGGCCGTAAATAAACCAGACCCGCCTCCCCCTAGACAGAGCGGCAGGAGGCGGCGGGTCCCGCAG
This genomic window from Arthrobacter sp. TMP15 contains:
- a CDS encoding FAD-binding oxidoreductase, whose protein sequence is MVTHLTEEISPSVWYGWGDPTHARPLNAGALEFLRRTLKLSSVGANHPPVDLADVRLGAVKLDQDVLQELGSITGQEHVLTDAHTRIHHAGGKSTPDLLRRRSGDALDAPDAVVFPGSSEEVGAVLALCVKRKIAVVTFGGGTSVVGGVEPLRGRFTGVITIDLSRLNQLLEVDPTSRTASFEAGIRGPAIEAALAPHGFTLGHFPQSHQEATLGGYVATRSAGQASTGYGRSEELVKSAHLETPMGDFDVGSSAPGTAAGPKLLDVIIGSEGTLGVITRATVKVSPAPKSKVYGAWSFPSFTAGAQAMRQLRQNGRRGDMPHVCRLSDTDETASTFKLGGVKTGALSRYLRIRGQRNQALALFVWEGDRAHVRARRRRSARILRQAGGIWLGPLPGKAWEHGRFSGPYLRDELLTRGVYVETLETAATWTKIAQTYRDIRQAILGALEVGGGGAYVQTHISHVYSDGASLYFTFFAGLEEDGLAQNARVKEAASNAITAAGATITHHHGVGMDHAPYLSAEIGHLGVSVLTSIKNTLDPEGIMNPGKLIPNEPHLKEPS
- a CDS encoding SDR family oxidoreductase, with the protein product MTGTIESLAGATVLITGAAMGMGEMYAHLAVQDHAAHVILWDINAELLEKAAAKLQGKGSEIHSYVVDVSKLEAIEAAAQKVRDEVGTPDILINNAGIVRGKYFWEHDQRADIAVTMAINTLALMHITREFLPAMIEGGRTSRIVNVASAAGMLSNPRMSVYSSSKWAVIGWSDSLRLELKQAGHNHIMVTTFCPSYIKTGMFEGARGPLMTPLMEPVAVTERVWRAMKEGTPMLMMPWTVKLSMALRGVLPIAAWDVVAGRVFGVYKSMEHFTGRK
- a CDS encoding TetR/AcrR family transcriptional regulator, encoding MKSQRTTTQGVEPQAVDPRTTDAGEGAGASSTDERLLAAIRESVVLHGVRRTTANDIAERAGISRMTFYRRMGSVENAVLAALTQEFRTYAGSVRIRAYAGNGREQLVQFAVESVRVFATSELLDSIAERDPEFLIPYVTDRFGTGQQLILDQVNVLLDAGFADGSIEAAPGTATTLLLALQGVALSSKVLRKTGTFEDSLTELAKMLRRYLTPTAPFAPSAACHSAEEKVA
- a CDS encoding glycerol-3-phosphate dehydrogenase/oxidase, whose protein sequence is MTVNASWINEASRRRSLEHVGAHTVDVVVVGGGITGAGVALDAVSRGLSVVLVESCDLASGTSGYSSKLIHGGLRYLAKMDFQVAWESAVERRWLMGRIAPHLVHPLGFVIPDARSAAGWEGLTAGAGVVIYDVLRRLSGLSSKVLPRPQLLSRQAVGALVPALDEKALRRGYLYWDGQVIDDARLVLGVARTAAGLGAHILRDVRATAVTAQRVNAIDTRTGAPVHIRARTVVNAAGVWAADFEPKLRVTPSRGTHLVVRAQRLGNPHAAHTVAVPRHFGRYVFVLPQPAGVVFIGLTDDEDYQGDGHHPQVPERDVDFLLDIVNTTLSVPLTRADVVGSFAGLRPLVQGASGAGGRGTADVSRRHLIRDVPGSPITVVGGKMTTYRRMAEDAVDAVVSRLGLKLPCRTKSLPLVGAASAKELQAIDAPARLVAKYGTEAPEVQKLGRVNPLLAEPLFAGTDITGAELMFGILAEGAATVEDLLERRTRLAFIPTDEARARAAAKQILALALSLSTVEESAT